A region from the Stutzerimonas stutzeri genome encodes:
- a CDS encoding four helix bundle protein, translating to MDFERLDVWKLSARLSVDIYRELASCRDFGFKDQITRSGLSVPSNIAEGMTRDGDKEKRYFLSMAKGSCSELRTQIYIGVEVGFISTECGNDWIRRSKRIAAMLSGLLKLLQKQ from the coding sequence ATGGATTTCGAACGCCTGGATGTATGGAAACTGTCGGCGCGGCTTTCGGTTGATATATACCGGGAGCTGGCTAGTTGCCGGGATTTCGGATTCAAAGACCAGATCACGCGGTCAGGCCTGTCGGTTCCGAGCAATATTGCCGAGGGCATGACTCGGGATGGTGACAAGGAAAAACGCTATTTTCTGAGCATGGCGAAGGGTTCCTGCTCGGAGTTGCGCACTCAAATATATATAGGGGTTGAGGTGGGATTTATTTCCACTGAATGCGGGAACGACTGGATAAGACGCAGCAAGCGAATTGCGGCGATGCTCTCCGGCCTGCTGAAGCTCCTCCAAAAGCAATAA